gggtataaaTAAAAGGATTTTATTTATAGGCTCTCTAGGCTGTcaaatttatacttcctgtccctacctggttggaggcgggtcatctctcatggtatgccgtcatggaggattcatgaaaagggaattaccggtacgtaatttggTTTTCAGTAAGCGAGGCAATTGATTGCTTGTTTTCACTAGCGTCGAGGGTTGCCGAGGCAACAGATACGCTTTAAAAAGGAGCACACAGGTAGCGTGATTAGGTCAGAGGCCAGAGGAAGCGCAAGTGcgtgaaacggccgtcgccagctGATCACTCAGCATAGACACGCTTATGTCCTCCCTAGCCCGCTGAATTTTGTATCCGAACGTATACGAATAAAGAAACATCTTGCAACATTTGGGTGAGTGCCGCTATCGTTATTCATTCTACTTACCGCATAATATACTGTGGATCTCCTCTTGATAGCAGAGCAGCGCTGATTAGCGTAATCATCTGACTGAGCTGCATAGTTCCTCGTCTTATATCGAGAGTactggacatagcagcagtgcCGCCTCGCACCTCTACATATCCTTATACAAAGAAGTGAGGACTTGAAACCCATAGCAAGACACTTTAAGGAGTTTCATGCGTGCAACCCCAGATTACTAAAGGTGAAAGCGATTGATTGTATTAGGTTGAATTTAAGAGCAGGGAATGTTTCAAAAAAACTGGCTCAGAAATAAAGCCGTTGGATATTGACACTTGGAATCTTACGTCCAAGAGGTCTAAATGAGAATCTGGGTTTCTCGTCGTTCCTCTAAATTGCCAGGACCACGACTGTGGCTTCCCCCTAGATACCCCCTTTATGTTTTTAACTATTTAGCTATTGTTTTTAACTTTGATATTGTCCTGTTCTTTTTTGATTTAGGTCATTGGTCAGTGAGGATGGCCATTGATGCCCGCTCCTGTTATTAGTAACTGTTCTTCGTGGGATGCGTCATACATACACATTTGTTGTGTTATACGGTATTTGGGTCCTGCCGCCatagtgtatttatttattattttctgcattatatatattctttgaatttttgggcatttttatttacacttttcACTCTCTCTTTTTTGTCCATCCCCAACCCTTTTTCTTCCCCCCTGCCCCACTTCCCCTTTACTTTCATTTCTACTTTTCTACATGTcaccttttttattattttttcattcatctttattctttttttttttttgttcacttaGATAATCATGTATTTCTCCTAGTATACATGTCTACGATCACCAATGTGACACATTGTCATTATGCGATCTACTCTATTTTTTCTTGAATGATTTTGTGTGCTGCACTGATATGCTTGTATTTTTTTAGCACATTGTCActgtttattctttttttttatcatgttttaaTTCACGCatttaattaattatttattatatttttgctTTAAACACCATACTTTTTAGTATCATAATTTATTGTGATATTTATTCATGAATGAAATTCTTGCAGCACAAAGggcgtatttatttatttattttcatcacTGTATATGGAAGTATTTTATATCTTGTTATTGAATGTTGAACTGTAATTAATCTGCAATATCTATAATGTGGCTGTAATAACAGTGTATCAACTCTTTTTACTTAGTTTTGAGCACTGCATCACGGTACATCTAAATATGACATATCCGATAATACCCATATTTGCAATCTTTGGTTACATTTCCTTGTCTGAGCATGGTGTGCACGGTGACGCGGGGCCACGCTCTGTGTCCTTTCTCCAGCGTGTCTCTATGCCAACCGGATGCGTCATGTGATGTTTATCATGTGATCCACCTGGCATGACACCTGGGGGCGGGATCGCGGAGCTCCGACTGCTGCGCTCGGTGAGGCCACACACAGGTTCAGGTGAGCGAAATCATATACCATCAGGGCTCCCATTGACCAGAGGCAGGTTTAAATAGTGGTCTccacagtgatggcgttacccccgGAAGAAGGCACGCCAAAACGTCGGGGTAACGCCATCCCAGTAACGCAGGTCTTGTCATCAGTGGGTAAGTCTCTTGCAATCATATACTGTGCAGCTTTGTAGCCTATGTTTAGGACATCAGGTCACGCCACATCCCTTAGGGATTTAGACGGTATACATATTAGCCACTGGTGTTTTATACTATTAAGTGTCTTACATAAGGACTCTTGCATCGTAGGCAGTATCACCAACTGTTGTCCTTTTTATGTCATCCATCATCGAGGGCTCACCTTTATTATGTAACCGATTAATTTTTGATTGTACATATATTTACTTGGATTTAGTGACCTGTAGGTTGCTGGGATGGTGTTTTTCTGTTCCCTACCCTCCTTTTTAATGGTATCATATATATTAATTATTATGTAACAAAGTActtttttctagttttttttttgcctcatttAGTGAGCTCTTCTCGGTTACATCTATGCTGGGGAGTCCCTATGTATAGCTATAATATTTCAGTGGTTACTTTTTTGGCAGGGACACCCATGGTTGAATCTGTTTTTTAAtggcacatgctgcactggccaatcacagccatgccattagtaggcatggcagtgatggcttctaagggcacagagttaaacacttgttgattggcttccctgcagtctttcaaaaagcgccattaaatcgccaaacaccgaactcgaacctgaacttttacaaaaatgttcaggtacaaaaaaccctaaagttcagtacgaacccgaactttacagttcgagtttggtcaacactaattataacccTGGGACTCCACAGAGACTATAAAATAAACGTTCGCTGAATGATGACTTCGAGATATTTTTTGCATACTGCAGATCGCCATGATAGCTCCTCCGGGGATGTGTCCTTCAGCACTTGTGtctttattacttttttattgttTCTGTTTCACTTTCTGTTCTACGTATCGGCGTCTGACATCACCTGTACGTCACCATGTGACTAAAAATAACGGAATTGCTATAACGGAAAGAGAAACTGAACATTCTGTTTAatccatcctaaaaaaaaaaaaaaaaaaaaaagcagtattgCATTTGGTTTCCGTTATTTGGgacgaaaaaaaaaagaagacctgCAGAAAGGACTTTTGTTTCTGTCCAAAATAATGGAATGCGACTGaatgctagtttttttttttttctctattcaaCTCTAACGGCATTCCATTTTAATCCGTCCTAATATTCCATTTGGCTTTCCGTTGTAGCAATTATGATATTTTCAGCTTTAAATCGCATTTCAATGGAATTCTAGAACGGAAAGAGAAACACTGATGGGAATTCCCCCCCAAATTCtgtaactaaaataaataaattatataaaaaattctaagaatTTATCCACACGTCTCCATTCATGCTCTGCAGGAAATAAAGGAGGGAGGATACATACGAAACACGTATAAGAGCATCACTCGGTCGGTAGGAGGACTCAGCTTTCGtataaaaatattgcatattTATTGAAGAAGAAACATCTTATTGAAGTTTGTAGCAGAATTTACAGGAAAATATCAATAGCGTTCAGAATTGTGCTTAAAGCttacatgttaaaggggttttccaagactataAACCgcccttccccccatgtgccgggctcctcacagggaatatacttactccgctcctggtccccgcaccgtgGCTTCTCCCCGTGCtccgatgaaaacatccggtgttggggggagCAGCCTAGGGTTGgaagatatcaaaaatattccaacaataacgatattaagaaatttactgcgataacgatatatatcgcgataaatgccaatttagaagaaaaaaaaacacttggggccacaaggagacattatactgtatgggggcagccacaaggaggcgttatacgttatgggggcagccacaaggagacattatactgtatgggggcagccacaaggaggcgttatacgttatgggggcagccacaaggagacgttacactgtatggggcagccagttagccacaaggagacgtaatTGTTACATActaatatacttttatatgtaATTTTTCACCATTTTGGGTATCTGTAACTAGTCGATTGACTTCTAGTAACAACAAAAACATTACAGGGTTAATTCTGTACCAGAACGAGTGGTTTATAGTAGGGATGTCcggataccatttttttttttttagacagagtACGAGTACCGATACTCTTATTTaaagtactcaccgataccaattataacaattaaataaaaaacacatttattttgtgaccactgaccaaccaaaagtccaaaaaacagcccccagcctctgatcatcccctcagcctctgatccgccccccagcctctgatcagcctttCATGTGcctcccagcctctccctcttatcagccccctctggtaactcaacccccctagtattaatcattggtggcagtggccacaggttccccctccccccatcattggtggcagtgcgccctcaagtattaatcattggtggtagTGTTCACAgggtccccccatcattggtggcagtgcgcccccccagtattaatcattggtggcagtggccacagggtccccctcccatcattggtggcagtgggcagttccgatcggagtcccagccaCGGCGcaggtgagtataatgctgctcactaacataccatggcagccaggacttcagtagcgtgactcctggctgccatggtaactgatcggagccccagcattacactgctgggactccgatcggaactgcccactgccaccaatgatggggggacgaccctgtggcctccaatgattaatactggagagggagggaagggggggcgcactgcccactgccaccaatgcagagactgaagaacattcccggcacccgacgtctgagaggacgctgtgatgccacacctgaggggttaattgcgcggatcacagccTCCTCTCAGAGGTAGGGTGCCGGGAATGCGAGGCACAGAATTCTTTCCCCCACGCCGGCCAAACTGCTAAGAGCGCCGCTGCAAGCGGCCAGCAggtatcggggacatttgcacaagtactctgcaaatgtccagtatcggttcatgctggggcgggcggccgcggaagcagatttagaagcggtcagcgcacatgaccACTTCTATGACGTCATGAAATACAgcggtatttaggaaacagcgatatcgccatatcgccgtttttttaataccacggtatatcgtgataccggtatatcgcctaACCCTAGAGCAGCCAGTGGCAGGCaaggacggggacgagcctccctagcattgtgggtgacgctagggaggctcatccccgcctTCCATTGGCTCCTCCCCCAACAACGGATGTTTTCATCGTcaaagcagcagtggcggtgcagggaccaggagcagcgcagggtaagtatattccctatgAGGGACCTGGCACATGGGGGCGCAGTTTATagtattggaaaacccctttaatgtcttgtGGTCCCATCCTTAAATGCCCTTGGCTTAGTTATAGCTTCACCCTTAAGTTCTCCTGTTTTCATCCCCCCTTTCCATCCTTCCATGTCAGATCCTATATCCTTTCACCTTTGTCCCACTTTCCTAAAACTACTACTAATTCCATACATGGAAACATTCCAATTAGTTTTCCTATAATGTGATGTAATACGTCCGAGGACTAATTATCACCACCATATGCATCTCATGGTCCTTCTTTCTatgtatatatagaaatatactaGACcagtgaaccttttagagaccgagggcccaaactgcaacccaaaatccacttatttatcgcaaagtgccaacacagcaatttaccctgaatactacagtcccgtatagtatatattccatgtactttatcatttagctataatagtctGCCTgtattcaatgcgctgcctgcgctgatgaatggcaggaaaagtctaaggcatatagaCTTTTTCCCAGGTGTGTATGCCCACAGAAAGGACTCCGAGTGCCACCTCTGACACggatgccataggtttgccaccactgtacTATACAGATATATCAGCATGACATGCAGCTCTTTACAATCTATACCATTTAGATTAATACATTGTCAAATCATATTTAACAGATCACCACACGGAGGAGCCGGAACATTACTAGAAGTGCATGCTTCAGAGTTTGCATGCGCTGAGATGCTGCAGTCAGGTTTGACCACCTcatctgaagtgttaaatgtcAGCAACTGGCATTATCGCCAATCACAGACATGAGCTGTGGGTGTCTGCTGtaggagcgggcgccatctttaaagacctggccAGCGCTGTACTAGTTAAAGAATGTACGTAAAGGTCGTACGGTGTTCGTCAGGAAAGGGGTTAACAGATGTGACATCACAAGCGATTTCCACCAACGATACATCACTCAGCTCCAGTACCTAGATAGCTTTACCATTAAACCTCAGGAATGTACATATGGGGTTAATTATCACCGATCACCTGGTTAGATAAATCAGTGATATAGTCATCATGCCACCAATACCACTGTCTCCGCACAGAAGGGTCTGTCGGAGCAATGAAGGTCACAGAGCGAGGAGAAAGTATATGAGCCAAAAAGACAATGTCTGTCAGTGACAATGGGGACGCTGTTGTGGAGCAAatagaagattttattttatctgtAAATACTGTTTGAATGAAGATGAAAAATTGATATGTCCACATATATTATAAAACGATTACATGGAGCGTCGTTACTTCTCCCCCAAGTCACTCTGGATTCTCCCGCAGTGTGGGTGGGGGTGTGAATACAGTCATAAGAAGCAAGGTTCATGGGGACAATTCTTCACTGCTCTGAAAATAAACAAGGCTCTTCTTTTCGTCCTTATATCCACAATACTTTTCCTCCATGGATCTCGGTCACAATTGACCTCAGAGAAATAGACCGCAATTGTCTGGTAGAGGCAGGTTAATTCCAACCATAAAAATAAACCTTATTTTGAAAATGGTTTCCCTTCTGTGTGACGTCTATGGtgtttaacaagatgtgatttatgtgTAAAACacatcccacattctgaacatgaatatggttttgcgccggtgtgaattctctcatgtatacTAAGATAGGATTTATCTctaaaacttttcccacattctgaacatgaatatggttttgcgccagtgtgaattctctcatgtttacTAAGATAGGATTTATCTataaaacttttcccacattctgaacacgaatatgGTTTTGCACAAGTGTGAATTATCTTATGTGTATCAAGATGTGATTTAgctataaaacatttcccacattctgaacaggaatatggcttttctcctgtgtgaattttctcatgtctaacaagaatCGATTTCcgtataaaacatttcccacattctgaacacgaatatgGTTTTGCTCCGGTGTGAACTCTCTCATGTTTACGAAGACGTGATTTatctataaaacatttcccacattctgaacaggaatatggtttctctcctgtgtgaattctcgtATGaataacaagacttgatttttctgtgaaacatttcccacattcagaacatgaatatggttttgcTCCGGTGTGAACTCTCTCATGTTTACGAAGACGTGCTTTatctataaaacatttcccacattctgaacaggaatatggtttctctcctgtgtgaattctcttatgtataacaagacttgatttttctgtgaaacatttcccacattccgaacatgaatatggttttgctccggtgtgaattctctcatgtttacTAAGATGTGGTTTATCTTTAAAACTttccccacattctgaacatgaatatggttttgctccagtgtgaattctcttatgtttACTAAGATTTGATTTAacgctaaaacatttcccacattctgaacaggaatatggcttctctcctgtgtgaat
This portion of the Bufo gargarizans isolate SCDJY-AF-19 chromosome 1, ASM1485885v1, whole genome shotgun sequence genome encodes:
- the LOC122930623 gene encoding zinc finger protein OZF-like, translating into MNYMYGIVQELHAASDLHVHVQIPEAQSNRLPSYSCLTCGKCFTQKSDLVTHERIHTGTKPYPCSECGKCFRQTSSLGRHKRIHTGEKPYSCSECGKCFSVKSNLSKHKRIHTGAKPYSCSECGESFKDKPHLSKHERIHTGAKPYSCSECGKCFTEKSSLVIHKRIHTGEKPYSCSECGKCFIDKARLRKHERVHTGAKPYSCSECGKCFTEKSSLVIHTRIHTGEKPYSCSECGKCFIDKSRLRKHERVHTGAKPYSCSECGKCFIRKSILVRHEKIHTGEKPYSCSECGKCFIAKSHLDTHKIIHTCAKPYSCSECGKSFIDKSYLSKHERIHTGAKPYSCSECGKSFRDKSYLSIHERIHTGAKPYSCSECGMCFTHKSHLVKHHRRHTEGKPFSK